A region from the Desulfomarina profundi genome encodes:
- a CDS encoding sensor domain-containing diguanylate cyclase produces MTSAQSDERIRREIEAQINLPSPPAIAVQILNTVQSKESSLSDLERIISADPSLTGKMLQIANSAFYALPNRVSSITHAMSILGTNVIKNIALSFVITSDLRNPAIKTFDFDFFWRRSVTTAVSAEVVKNLTGKKDDDIFVTALLQDLGVLVLFLNKGEEYTPLLTKCRTSNNDCSCLIKLEQEKFQFDHQQVSCMLTRSWKLPLSISEPTCHHHFPENAPEEYRQSAEILSLANLISTIYNGEETTENLAFLQDRLKEQFDMDKKQTAKLLDDVAEKTIAILEIFELDPGEMKPYSQMLQEANNELGRLNLSYEQLVMALKESKEKSERFARELQEANAKLENLAFRDGLTNVYNHRYFQEIFEKEIARAERYNGDLCLIMFDIDFFKKINDTYGHPTGDQILIFLAERIQNAIRPSDILARYGGEEFTVILPETQNAGMKVFAERLRRCAMEPFEVEGHSIKITISIGGVYYDLNSRGINKQHLIDTADRALYLSKQNGRNRVTILPLSP; encoded by the coding sequence ATGACATCTGCTCAATCTGATGAAAGAATCCGCAGGGAGATCGAGGCCCAGATCAACCTGCCATCACCTCCGGCGATAGCTGTTCAGATCCTCAATACGGTTCAGAGTAAGGAGTCTTCCCTGAGTGATTTGGAAAGAATCATTTCGGCTGATCCGTCCCTTACCGGGAAAATGCTGCAGATTGCCAATTCCGCCTTTTATGCCCTGCCCAACAGGGTGAGCAGCATTACCCACGCCATGTCCATCCTTGGCACCAATGTCATAAAAAACATTGCTCTCTCCTTTGTCATTACCAGTGATCTGCGAAATCCTGCAATAAAAACATTTGATTTCGACTTTTTCTGGCGCAGATCCGTAACAACTGCCGTTTCTGCAGAAGTGGTAAAAAACCTGACAGGAAAAAAAGATGACGATATCTTTGTCACGGCACTTCTGCAGGACCTGGGTGTCCTGGTCCTTTTCCTCAATAAAGGTGAAGAATATACTCCCCTGCTGACCAAATGCAGGACCAGCAACAATGACTGTTCATGCCTGATAAAACTTGAGCAGGAAAAATTCCAGTTCGACCACCAGCAGGTCAGCTGCATGCTCACCCGCAGCTGGAAACTGCCGCTCTCCATTTCCGAACCCACCTGCCACCACCATTTCCCGGAAAACGCCCCGGAAGAATACAGGCAGTCAGCAGAGATTCTTTCTCTGGCCAACCTGATTTCAACAATTTACAATGGCGAGGAGACAACGGAAAATCTGGCGTTCCTGCAGGACAGACTCAAAGAGCAATTCGATATGGACAAGAAGCAGACTGCAAAGCTCCTTGATGATGTCGCAGAAAAAACCATTGCTATCCTGGAGATTTTTGAACTGGATCCCGGAGAAATGAAACCCTATTCTCAAATGCTGCAGGAGGCAAACAACGAACTGGGACGGCTCAATCTTTCCTATGAACAGCTGGTCATGGCGTTGAAGGAATCAAAAGAAAAATCCGAGCGCTTTGCAAGAGAGCTGCAGGAAGCCAATGCCAAACTGGAGAATCTTGCCTTCCGGGACGGGCTGACGAATGTCTATAACCACAGATATTTTCAGGAAATATTTGAAAAGGAAATAGCCAGGGCAGAACGCTACAATGGAGATCTCTGTCTCATTATGTTTGACATTGATTTTTTCAAGAAAATTAATGACACCTACGGGCATCCCACTGGAGACCAGATCCTCATTTTCCTTGCTGAACGTATTCAGAATGCCATCCGGCCGAGTGATATTCTGGCCAGATATGGCGGTGAAGAATTCACTGTAATTCTACCGGAAACACAGAACGCCGGAATGAAAGTCTTCGCCGAGCGCCTCAGGCGCTGCGCCATGGAACCCTTTGAAGTTGAAGGTCATTCCATCAAGATTACTATCAGTATTGGTGGCGTTTATTATGATTTGAACTCCAGAGGAATCAACAAACAGCATCTTATCGACACTGCAGATCGCGCCCTCTACCTGTCAAAGCAGAACGGCAGAAACCGGGTCACTATCCTCCCTCTCTCCCCCTGA
- a CDS encoding ABC transporter substrate-binding protein — translation MTLFFKSLLFSLLILLTTSPLLPAAGHGNSWEKTVNEARGKTVNWYMWGGSPSVNKLVNGFFADQLKKKYDITLRQVPVKDIAEVVSKLLVEKQAGKKSGGNVDLMWINGENFRTCKSNALLYGPFADSLPNIQFVNRSAPTIASDFGTPVDGMESPWGSAQMVMIYDTERTPNPPRTIPALIEWIHSHPGRFAYPAPPDFTGSVFIRHFFYAATPTGPNKWQGSYTENELQQAEEATYRQLIELKPYLWRKGTTYPESPVRMDSLFSDGQVDFSFSYHQAAASRNILDGIFAKTVRTYVFDQGTIANTHFVAIPFNAASKAAAKVVANYLLSPEAQLKKADPDVWGDFPIISSNLLPVNWQEKFKNRPRGEATLTDAELQAHQLPEPPSNILVRLEKGWVKHVLKGR, via the coding sequence ATGACATTATTTTTCAAGTCGCTCCTGTTTTCATTACTCATTCTTCTGACAACCAGCCCGCTTCTTCCTGCTGCAGGACACGGAAACTCATGGGAAAAAACGGTCAATGAGGCCAGGGGAAAAACGGTCAACTGGTATATGTGGGGAGGTTCACCTTCCGTTAATAAACTGGTTAACGGGTTCTTTGCCGATCAATTGAAGAAAAAATACGATATAACCCTCCGCCAGGTACCGGTCAAGGATATTGCTGAGGTCGTCAGTAAACTCCTTGTGGAAAAACAGGCCGGTAAAAAAAGCGGTGGTAATGTCGATCTGATGTGGATCAACGGTGAAAATTTCCGTACCTGCAAATCAAACGCCCTTCTCTACGGTCCCTTTGCCGACTCTCTTCCCAATATACAATTCGTCAACCGCTCGGCCCCCACCATCGCCAGCGATTTCGGCACTCCCGTGGATGGCATGGAATCCCCCTGGGGCAGTGCCCAGATGGTGATGATTTATGATACCGAAAGGACACCGAATCCCCCTCGAACCATTCCGGCACTCATTGAATGGATTCATTCCCACCCCGGGCGCTTTGCCTACCCGGCCCCACCCGATTTCACCGGCTCCGTTTTTATCCGCCATTTTTTCTATGCCGCAACCCCGACCGGCCCAAACAAGTGGCAGGGCAGTTACACTGAAAATGAGCTGCAACAGGCGGAAGAAGCGACATACAGACAACTGATTGAACTCAAACCATATCTCTGGCGAAAAGGAACGACCTATCCTGAATCTCCGGTACGTATGGACAGTCTCTTCAGTGACGGGCAAGTTGATTTTTCCTTCTCCTACCACCAGGCTGCCGCATCTCGGAATATTCTTGACGGTATTTTTGCCAAAACGGTTCGCACCTACGTTTTTGACCAAGGAACCATTGCCAACACCCATTTTGTCGCCATTCCGTTTAACGCCGCAAGCAAGGCTGCAGCCAAGGTTGTTGCCAATTATCTCCTCTCTCCGGAGGCCCAGTTGAAAAAGGCGGATCCGGACGTATGGGGAGATTTCCCCATAATTTCTTCGAACCTGCTCCCGGTAAACTGGCAGGAAAAATTCAAGAACAGACCCAGGGGTGAAGCCACTTTGACGGATGCGGAGCTCCAGGCGCACCAACTCCCGGAACCACCAAGCAACATCCTGGTACGACTGGAAAAAGGCTGGGTAAAGCACGTACTGAAAGGCAGATAA
- a CDS encoding ABC transporter permease, which translates to MFNHRNFLLSAPVRLLAPALVLIVLLFVGGLILGFLQALGYTPDEGLGSLTFAHFIAVFTDPDFIQSLSLSFTISLISTLLAAVISVFLAPTLVYGAEKSRLLHFILQVPLTVPHLVVAVSFLFLLSPSGVISRLCSFFGFLDSPSSFPLLINDDYNIGILLVYIWKEIPFITFMLLAVLTNTGPELNEVGATLYGSPFQRFCHITLPILWPSLGGASLIVFAFTFGAFEVPYLLGKTYPVSLPVWGYKLYSDIDLLARPEGIAIGLIITMLVALLIWFSQLLIQFGYRRGILS; encoded by the coding sequence ATGTTTAACCACCGGAATTTTCTTTTATCAGCTCCGGTAAGGCTTCTGGCACCCGCTCTTGTTCTGATTGTCCTTCTTTTTGTTGGAGGACTGATCCTGGGGTTTCTTCAGGCCCTTGGCTACACACCGGACGAAGGGCTGGGAAGCCTTACCTTTGCCCATTTTATTGCTGTATTCACTGATCCGGATTTTATCCAAAGCCTGTCCCTGTCATTTACCATCTCCCTGATTTCAACACTTCTGGCCGCAGTAATCAGTGTTTTTCTTGCCCCAACCCTGGTATACGGAGCAGAAAAAAGCCGCCTGCTCCATTTCATACTGCAGGTTCCCCTTACTGTCCCGCACCTTGTGGTGGCGGTTTCTTTTCTGTTTCTTCTCTCTCCGTCCGGGGTCATATCCAGGCTCTGTTCCTTTTTCGGCTTTCTCGACTCTCCATCATCCTTTCCTCTGTTGATCAACGATGACTATAATATTGGTATCCTCCTGGTTTATATCTGGAAGGAGATACCATTCATAACATTCATGCTGCTGGCCGTCCTGACCAACACCGGACCGGAACTCAATGAGGTTGGTGCTACCCTGTACGGGTCACCATTTCAACGCTTTTGTCATATCACCCTGCCAATACTCTGGCCAAGTCTCGGAGGAGCATCTCTCATTGTTTTTGCCTTCACATTCGGAGCGTTTGAGGTACCCTACCTGCTGGGAAAAACCTATCCCGTATCCCTGCCGGTATGGGGGTATAAGCTGTACAGCGACATTGACCTGCTGGCAAGACCGGAAGGAATAGCCATCGGCCTGATCATTACAATGCTGGTGGCCCTTCTTATCTGGTTTTCTCAGCTCCTTATTCAATTCGGCTATAGAAGAGGAATTCTGTCTTGA
- a CDS encoding ABC transporter permease, with product MKKTGLLLSILIPVGFPFLPLVLWSFAEKWFYPSLVPRQFGMRAWDYVFNTAGSQILGSLSTSFFLAVVTAVISLILGVPAGRALGLHDFPGKKLVMLFLLLPIIVPPLSVAMGLHLWFIKMNLAESFLGVVLIHLTFCLPYTIYVLRGIFSDYNPDFEAQAQSLGASPRAILFRITLPMILPGIIVAALFSFLLSWSQYLSTLIIGGGKMLTLPILLFSLMASGDRPVAAAVSLVFIFPALLALTGSAHYLGRTGLKGIR from the coding sequence TTGAAAAAAACCGGTCTGCTGCTCTCCATTCTGATTCCGGTGGGATTTCCCTTTCTTCCCCTGGTTCTCTGGTCATTTGCAGAAAAGTGGTTTTATCCATCACTGGTTCCCCGGCAATTTGGCATGAGGGCCTGGGATTATGTTTTCAACACGGCAGGCAGCCAGATCCTCGGCAGTCTTTCAACAAGTTTTTTCCTGGCGGTTGTCACAGCAGTAATCTCACTCATCCTCGGAGTCCCGGCGGGAAGGGCTCTCGGACTCCACGATTTCCCGGGCAAAAAACTGGTGATGCTTTTTCTCCTCCTGCCGATTATCGTTCCTCCCCTGTCGGTAGCCATGGGGCTGCATCTCTGGTTTATCAAAATGAACCTCGCTGAATCTTTCCTTGGGGTTGTTCTCATCCATCTCACGTTCTGCCTGCCCTATACCATTTATGTTCTGCGGGGAATTTTTTCGGATTACAATCCCGATTTTGAAGCCCAGGCACAGTCCCTTGGTGCCTCCCCCCGGGCTATCCTCTTCCGGATTACCCTGCCGATGATATTGCCTGGTATTATCGTTGCCGCTCTTTTTTCCTTTCTGCTTTCCTGGTCCCAGTACCTCAGCACTCTCATCATAGGTGGCGGCAAAATGCTGACCCTGCCAATACTCCTCTTTTCCCTCATGGCCAGTGGAGACAGACCGGTTGCAGCGGCAGTCAGCCTTGTATTTATTTTTCCGGCTCTGCTTGCCCTGACCGGCAGTGCCCACTATCTCGGCCGGACAGGTTTGAAAGGAATCCGCTGA
- a CDS encoding ABC transporter ATP-binding protein translates to MERLGLRKLTIQYGSTTVIRDLHLSIQDGELVSLLGPSGAGKTTILKTIAGLLPPSDGKIYIDGKCVNHLPAEKRDAVLIFQKPLLFPFLNVNQNIGFGLKMRHVDRKTAVRKIERILEITGLNGLGTRKIHQLSGGQQQRVALARGLILEPAILLLDEPLSNLDPGLRGQMRDLICSLQTQTKTTMLFVTHDQSEALSISDRVCLLLDGKLRQSGTPQELFYHPADQDVARFFGCDNILPCQTFLPEQSPNGRKELFAIRPEDIEIRTNNRNQDCIDKSWFNGTVEKIIFEGQLTKLTVSTSPGYDLTVLCRRPSFHPGQSVYLRFPKERIHYFQEPPEES, encoded by the coding sequence ATGGAACGACTCGGACTGAGAAAACTGACAATACAGTATGGATCAACCACTGTTATCAGGGATCTTCACCTTTCCATTCAAGACGGGGAACTGGTCTCTCTTCTCGGTCCCAGCGGGGCCGGTAAAACAACCATCCTGAAAACCATAGCCGGGCTGCTTCCTCCTTCTGATGGAAAAATTTATATTGACGGCAAATGTGTAAACCACCTCCCGGCCGAGAAACGTGACGCTGTCCTTATCTTCCAGAAACCGCTCCTCTTTCCCTTCCTCAACGTGAACCAAAACATCGGTTTTGGTCTGAAAATGAGACATGTCGACCGAAAAACAGCTGTGAGAAAGATCGAAAGGATCCTGGAAATCACTGGACTGAACGGCCTCGGAACCCGAAAAATTCATCAGTTGTCCGGAGGCCAGCAGCAGCGGGTCGCCCTTGCCAGGGGACTGATCCTTGAACCGGCAATTCTCCTCCTGGACGAGCCCCTCAGCAATCTTGACCCGGGACTTCGTGGACAGATGCGTGATCTTATCTGTTCCCTGCAGACACAAACAAAAACCACCATGCTCTTTGTTACCCATGACCAGTCGGAAGCCCTGTCAATCAGCGACAGGGTCTGTCTGCTCCTTGACGGCAAACTGAGACAGAGCGGAACACCCCAGGAACTTTTCTATCATCCCGCAGACCAGGATGTTGCCCGCTTTTTTGGCTGTGATAATATCCTGCCCTGCCAAACCTTCCTGCCTGAACAAAGCCCGAACGGGAGAAAGGAACTCTTTGCCATTCGTCCAGAGGATATTGAAATCAGGACAAACAACCGGAATCAGGACTGTATCGACAAATCATGGTTCAACGGGACAGTGGAAAAAATTATTTTTGAAGGACAACTGACCAAGCTTACCGTCAGCACATCACCCGGATACGACCTGACCGTTCTCTGCAGACGACCGTCCTTTCATCCCGGCCAAAGTGTTTATCTGAGATTCCCGAAGGAACGGATTCATTATTTTCAGGAACCGCCAGAAGAGAGCTGA